Proteins co-encoded in one Deltaproteobacteria bacterium genomic window:
- a CDS encoding DUF4124 domain-containing protein: protein MLALLLVFGLLPRCAYGDPIYTWKDENGRVVFGTKPPSDAATEANLPEINREDLELKIEKLKKNLPPNCIKHGGVDCSKGADGDGSVICLDGYKNAILPFRFKCRTASLAVSRIEIEVPNAASQSESMNNLQLVLRNLADVAAEDVQVEFIISKRSKIRANGPSRVEPFGIADYILPLTDGAKQLSPLTIGDIEFKARCANCSSTIRKRIKDVKSD, encoded by the coding sequence CATTACTTTTGGTTTTCGGTCTTCTGCCGCGTTGTGCTTACGGAGATCCTATTTATACTTGGAAAGACGAAAACGGCAGAGTGGTATTTGGAACCAAGCCGCCTTCAGATGCAGCGACGGAAGCAAATCTTCCGGAAATAAATCGCGAAGATTTAGAGCTTAAAATCGAGAAATTGAAGAAAAACCTGCCTCCCAATTGCATAAAGCACGGTGGTGTGGACTGTTCTAAGGGTGCTGATGGCGATGGTAGCGTTATATGTTTAGATGGCTACAAAAACGCCATCTTGCCATTTCGCTTTAAGTGCAGGACTGCCAGTTTAGCAGTTAGCCGCATCGAAATCGAAGTGCCGAATGCTGCGAGTCAATCGGAATCCATGAATAACCTACAGTTAGTTTTAAGAAACTTGGCTGATGTGGCCGCTGAAGATGTACAAGTTGAATTTATCATTTCAAAGCGCAGTAAAATTCGAGCCAATGGCCCTAGCAGAGTTGAACCTTTCGGCATTGCAGATTATATTCTCCCCTTGACTGATGGAGCTAAGCAGCTATCGCCTTTAACTATTGGCGACATCGAATTTAAAGCTCGCTGTGCTAATTGTTCTTCGACGATAAGAAAAAGGATTAAAGATGTTAAATCAGATTAG
- a CDS encoding SIS domain-containing protein — protein sequence MLNQIRDILLAEAKVISSLPIDKSAVKAVEAMLSCKGKVFVTGIGKAGYVARKTASTFSTTGTPSVYLHPGDASHGDVGVITKNDILLAFSNSGKTREILETVHFSRYLGVEAVITVTSSKDSPLGQESDIVIELGHIEEPCPLGLTPTASTTAMIAIADALALTAMKHRGFTKSDFAARHHGGYLGKKLREENEDT from the coding sequence ATGTTAAATCAGATTAGAGATATACTTCTAGCCGAAGCAAAGGTAATTTCCTCGCTTCCGATTGACAAATCTGCGGTGAAGGCAGTGGAGGCGATGCTTAGTTGCAAGGGCAAGGTTTTTGTAACTGGCATAGGAAAAGCTGGCTATGTTGCACGAAAAACCGCATCGACGTTTTCGACTACCGGTACGCCATCGGTATATTTACACCCGGGAGATGCTTCGCATGGCGACGTTGGAGTTATTACCAAGAATGACATTTTGCTAGCATTTTCAAACAGCGGGAAAACTCGTGAGATTTTAGAAACTGTTCATTTCAGTAGATACCTCGGAGTAGAAGCCGTAATAACAGTGACCTCTTCTAAAGACTCTCCGCTCGGCCAGGAAAGTGACATAGTAATTGAACTTGGTCACATCGAGGAGCCTTGCCCCTTGGGTCTCACGCCAACTGCGAGCACAACCGCTATGATAGCAATTGCCGATGCCCTAGCACTAACCGCCATGAAGCACCGCGGATTCACAAAATCCGACTTTGCCGCCCGGCACCACGGTGGCTATTTAGGTAAGAAGCTAAGAGAAGAAAATGAAGATACCTAA
- a CDS encoding branched-chain amino acid ABC transporter substrate-binding protein has protein sequence MSKKVWLILLSAMLLGGCGGEKNNVVKLAVVSPLTGDVAAMGQGMKRGVDMAVDEANAAKVLGDKTIVMEAFDDRADPKEAVNAANRIISDRRILGVIGHLNSGCSIPASQIYAKRNLVMISPASTNPKLTLQGLKNVFRVCTTDDVQGSQAADFAVQTLNAKRMAVIHDKTAYGQGLAENFQKRAQELQAEVTGFDGIDIGDKDFKALLTAIKTKQPELIYFGGMYTEGGLLTKQAKELGLNMPLLAGDGSYTPEYIKIGGKSSEGDYVTTMGVNPEDLPLAKGFLERFKVRYPGVDMQPYDLYSYEAANLLIAALAEAKLDPTKIPATVAGINYAGILGTTKFDQNGDTLNKTISIYQVKDGKYAFVK, from the coding sequence ATGTCGAAAAAAGTTTGGTTGATTCTATTGAGCGCCATGCTGCTAGGCGGCTGCGGTGGAGAGAAAAATAATGTCGTCAAATTGGCCGTTGTCTCACCGCTAACTGGAGACGTGGCGGCAATGGGTCAGGGCATGAAGCGGGGCGTGGACATGGCGGTGGACGAGGCAAATGCTGCTAAGGTGCTTGGGGATAAGACCATCGTAATGGAGGCGTTCGATGACCGGGCCGATCCAAAGGAAGCGGTCAATGCAGCCAACCGAATTATCTCGGATAGGCGAATCCTCGGCGTTATCGGCCATCTCAACAGCGGGTGCTCAATTCCAGCCAGTCAGATATACGCCAAACGCAATTTGGTGATGATCTCCCCGGCTTCTACCAACCCCAAGCTTACTTTGCAGGGTTTAAAAAACGTGTTTCGCGTCTGCACCACAGACGATGTGCAAGGCTCGCAGGCCGCGGATTTTGCAGTCCAGACGTTGAACGCCAAGCGGATGGCAGTAATCCACGATAAAACCGCCTATGGCCAGGGGCTCGCTGAGAATTTCCAAAAACGGGCTCAAGAATTGCAAGCCGAGGTCACAGGGTTTGACGGCATCGACATTGGAGACAAGGATTTTAAAGCTCTGCTAACCGCTATTAAGACCAAGCAACCTGAGCTTATCTATTTTGGCGGCATGTACACCGAGGGCGGCCTGCTTACTAAGCAGGCTAAGGAGCTCGGCCTAAACATGCCACTGCTTGCTGGAGACGGCAGCTACACGCCGGAATATATAAAAATCGGCGGCAAGTCCTCGGAAGGCGATTACGTTACCACCATGGGCGTTAATCCGGAAGACCTCCCCCTGGCCAAGGGTTTTCTGGAGAGATTCAAGGTTCGCTATCCGGGAGTGGACATGCAGCCGTACGATCTCTATTCCTATGAAGCAGCGAATCTGCTAATCGCGGCCCTGGCTGAGGCTAAACTAGATCCCACTAAAATTCCAGCCACCGTCGCGGGCATAAATTATGCTGGAATTTTGGGCACCACCAAGTTTGACCAGAACGGCGATACCTTGAATAAGACCATTAGCATTTACCAAGTCAAGGACGGCAAATACGCGTTTGTAAAGTAA
- a CDS encoding branched-chain amino acid ABC transporter permease: MLLQQLANGLTLGSIYALFALGYTMVYGVLLMINFAHSEIFMVGAYCGLGILSHLALGNSASLLFVVISAALLAAGLLAVLVERVAYRPLRHAPRLAPLISAIGISIFLQNAVMLGISAQSLPYPEKITVTQLQLGGATVNSLQILIFSLAIGLMLLLNLFLRRTKLGKAMQAIAQNHTVSQLMGINVNAIIALTFFIGGGLGGVAGALNGFYYGSIKYNMGFFPGIKAFTAAVLGGIGNIHGAMLGGFILGILEVFAAGYISSEYKDAIAFLVLIVVLIFRPGGLLGEQITEKI; encoded by the coding sequence ATGCTCCTACAGCAACTTGCCAATGGCCTGACTCTTGGCAGTATCTATGCGCTGTTCGCACTAGGGTATACAATGGTCTACGGCGTATTGCTGATGATAAACTTTGCCCATAGTGAAATTTTCATGGTGGGCGCCTATTGCGGCCTCGGCATTTTAAGCCACCTCGCTCTGGGAAACTCAGCGTCCCTGCTGTTTGTTGTTATTTCGGCTGCACTCCTGGCCGCCGGCCTGCTCGCGGTGTTGGTCGAACGCGTGGCTTACCGACCACTGAGGCACGCGCCGCGGCTGGCCCCGCTAATCAGCGCCATCGGCATTTCAATTTTCCTGCAAAATGCCGTCATGCTCGGCATCAGCGCCCAATCACTGCCGTATCCGGAAAAAATCACCGTCACCCAACTCCAACTCGGGGGAGCAACGGTCAATTCACTACAAATTCTTATCTTCTCCCTGGCCATCGGCCTGATGCTGCTGCTTAACCTGTTTCTGCGCAGAACCAAACTGGGTAAGGCCATGCAGGCGATTGCCCAGAACCATACCGTCTCACAGTTGATGGGAATCAATGTCAATGCCATTATTGCTCTGACTTTTTTCATCGGCGGCGGTTTGGGCGGAGTGGCCGGCGCACTCAACGGATTTTATTACGGCAGCATCAAATACAACATGGGTTTTTTTCCGGGAATTAAAGCTTTCACGGCAGCAGTGCTGGGCGGGATCGGCAATATCCATGGCGCTATGCTGGGCGGATTCATACTCGGCATTCTGGAGGTCTTTGCAGCTGGATACATATCCTCAGAATACAAGGACGCCATTGCCTTTCTGGTGCTAATCGTGGTGCTAATCTTCCGGCCGGGTGGCCTCCTCGGAGAACAGATAACGGAAAAAATATGA
- a CDS encoding branched-chain amino acid ABC transporter permease has translation MKPIRWPVAAISLGFFLLLILPLLLGPDNSYVLYIASLIGIYALLCLGLNITIGYIGLLDLGFMAFYAIGAYLAALLSIRGVSFWLILPICALAGGLLRYLLGRPILKLRGDYLAIVTLAFGEITRLVANNAVAITNGPKGLPRVGEKMSEVSLLGVVFNDTIHYYYLILAMVAFTAVISYRLEHSRMGRAFVAIREDELAAELSGINVARVKSVAFVISGMFGALAGAIYVHWIGFVSPEMFTFWESVFLVAMIVVGGMGNLTGVGLGVVLLVGMPEVLRSTLGTQFVDFRMLVFGLVMVVVIIFRPQGLIPSRRRLLELHTPKN, from the coding sequence ATGAAGCCGATCCGCTGGCCCGTCGCGGCCATTAGCCTTGGTTTTTTTCTGCTGCTCATACTCCCGCTGCTGCTCGGTCCAGACAACTCTTACGTGCTCTATATAGCAAGCCTTATCGGCATTTACGCACTGCTCTGCCTGGGGCTCAACATCACCATCGGCTATATCGGCCTGTTGGATCTGGGTTTCATGGCGTTTTATGCCATCGGCGCCTACTTGGCAGCACTTCTTAGCATACGCGGAGTCTCTTTCTGGCTAATCCTACCAATCTGCGCGCTGGCCGGCGGCCTGCTGCGCTACCTACTTGGACGACCCATTCTAAAACTGCGCGGCGATTACCTAGCGATCGTAACACTCGCTTTCGGCGAGATCACTCGCCTCGTTGCCAATAATGCCGTAGCTATCACCAATGGCCCCAAGGGGCTGCCACGGGTCGGCGAGAAGATGAGCGAGGTTAGCCTGCTCGGCGTGGTTTTTAATGACACCATCCATTACTATTATTTAATTCTCGCCATGGTGGCGTTTACAGCGGTTATCAGTTATCGTCTGGAGCACTCGCGTATGGGACGCGCCTTTGTCGCTATCCGCGAAGACGAGCTAGCGGCAGAACTATCCGGGATCAACGTGGCACGTGTAAAATCCGTAGCCTTTGTGATAAGCGGCATGTTCGGCGCACTGGCTGGAGCTATATATGTGCACTGGATCGGATTCGTCTCGCCCGAGATGTTCACCTTCTGGGAATCGGTCTTTTTGGTCGCAATGATAGTGGTGGGCGGTATGGGCAACCTGACGGGTGTGGGACTGGGAGTGGTGCTCCTGGTCGGAATGCCGGAAGTCCTGCGTTCTACCTTGGGAACGCAGTTCGTGGATTTCCGCATGCTGGTATTTGGCTTAGTGATGGTGGTGGTAATTATCTTCCGACCACAGGGATTAATTCCGTCCAGGCGCCGCTTATTGGAGTTGCATACGCCTAAAAATTAA
- a CDS encoding ABC transporter ATP-binding protein, translating to MAELLNIEQVTKRFGGLEAVSGVSLQLALCEVLGLIGPNGAGKSTLFNLITGVYAPDEGRIVFRNRMLNHLPPHKVVGIGIARTFQNIRLFANMTALENVMVGRHCRTRAELAGALLRTPGFRQEEREIREQARALLDRVGLLEHGNELAKNLSYGDQRRLEIARALATDPALLLLDEPTAGMNPRESAGLVSLIQTIRQQEVAIIIIEHQMEVVMNLSDRVIVLDYGKKICEGTPATVQKDPRVMEAYLGT from the coding sequence ATGGCAGAGCTGCTAAACATCGAGCAAGTCACCAAGCGCTTCGGCGGACTGGAAGCCGTCTCAGGCGTCAGTCTGCAACTTGCGCTATGCGAAGTGCTTGGGCTCATAGGACCTAATGGCGCGGGAAAGTCAACGCTGTTTAACCTGATTACAGGTGTCTATGCGCCGGACGAAGGCAGAATTGTTTTCCGCAACCGGATGCTCAATCATCTTCCGCCGCATAAGGTAGTGGGAATCGGGATCGCCCGCACATTCCAAAACATTCGGCTGTTTGCCAACATGACAGCACTTGAAAATGTAATGGTGGGACGACACTGTCGCACCCGCGCCGAGCTGGCGGGGGCACTGTTACGCACTCCTGGCTTTCGGCAAGAGGAACGCGAAATTCGCGAGCAGGCGCGCGCGCTGCTAGACCGTGTCGGACTGTTAGAGCATGGCAATGAGCTAGCTAAAAACCTCTCCTACGGCGACCAACGACGATTGGAGATAGCCCGAGCTCTAGCAACAGATCCGGCTTTGCTACTGCTAGACGAGCCGACGGCCGGCATGAACCCCAGGGAAAGCGCAGGCTTGGTCTCGCTTATTCAGACCATCCGCCAACAGGAAGTGGCGATAATCATTATCGAACACCAGATGGAGGTTGTGATGAACCTCTCGGATCGGGTAATAGTTCTGGATTACGGCAAAAAAATCTGCGAGGGCACGCCGGCAACGGTGCAAAAAGACCCACGGGTTATGGAGGCGTACCTTGGCACCTGA
- a CDS encoding ABC transporter ATP-binding protein, translating to MLQLENLSVSYGQIVALHGVSLHIDAGEIVAILGANGAGKSTLINAVSGVVPIRGGRVLFQNRELQQLPAWQIARQGVIQIPEGRKVFPKMTVLENLELGAFPTKNRTVVRTRLEEMFDRFPLLAERRQQLAGTLSGGEQQMLAIGRGLMANPQLLLFDEPSMGLSPVMVEKVFKIINDINRQGITVLLVEQNANKSLRIANRAYVLETGKIVLSDTSANLLENDEVKKAYLGV from the coding sequence TTGCTGCAATTGGAAAATCTGTCGGTATCCTATGGACAGATCGTCGCTCTACATGGAGTGTCTCTGCATATAGACGCCGGCGAGATCGTAGCTATTTTAGGAGCAAATGGCGCGGGAAAGTCAACGCTCATCAACGCAGTTTCCGGCGTTGTGCCAATCCGCGGCGGCCGGGTGCTTTTTCAGAACCGAGAACTGCAACAACTGCCAGCATGGCAAATCGCACGCCAAGGAGTGATTCAGATTCCGGAAGGCCGAAAGGTGTTTCCGAAAATGACCGTGCTGGAAAATCTGGAGCTCGGAGCCTTTCCGACCAAGAACCGAACGGTAGTGCGAACTCGACTTGAGGAAATGTTTGACCGCTTTCCCTTATTGGCAGAACGACGTCAGCAGCTTGCCGGCACTCTCTCCGGCGGAGAGCAGCAGATGCTGGCTATAGGCCGCGGGCTAATGGCTAATCCGCAGTTGCTGCTGTTTGACGAGCCGTCAATGGGTCTCTCTCCGGTCATGGTAGAAAAGGTTTTTAAGATCATCAATGATATAAATCGACAAGGCATAACCGTGCTACTGGTAGAGCAAAACGCCAACAAATCGCTCCGGATCGCAAATCGGGCTTATGTTTTGGAAACGGGGAAAATCGTGCTATCCGACACCAGCGCCAATCTACTCGAAAACGATGAGGTAAAAAAGGCCTACCTGGGAGTCTAG
- a CDS encoding DUF3617 family protein yields MRKIAFALFLVLPLGAVAEDYPSRKPGLWEIETSMPGMPGGGNKMKHCIDAATDAAMMNAGKSMSEGMGCTKNEFGKRGANFVAESDCNANGTRMISKTVFSGDFSSNYSGEIVTKFEPPMAGMSEQKMTLSARWLGECEADQKPGDVIMPNGMKLNMNSMGAMGQR; encoded by the coding sequence ATGAGGAAAATTGCATTTGCATTGTTTTTGGTTTTGCCCCTTGGTGCTGTTGCTGAAGACTATCCCAGCAGGAAGCCAGGATTGTGGGAGATTGAGACTTCCATGCCGGGTATGCCTGGAGGTGGTAATAAGATGAAGCATTGCATAGATGCTGCAACGGATGCCGCTATGATGAATGCGGGAAAGAGTATGAGCGAGGGGATGGGGTGTACGAAGAACGAATTTGGCAAGCGAGGGGCTAATTTTGTCGCTGAATCGGATTGCAATGCAAATGGCACTCGGATGATTTCAAAGACAGTTTTCTCAGGGGACTTTTCGTCAAATTACAGTGGCGAGATCGTTACCAAATTCGAGCCGCCCATGGCTGGAATGTCTGAGCAAAAGATGACGTTGTCGGCACGTTGGTTAGGAGAGTGTGAGGCGGATCAAAAACCAGGGGATGTTATTATGCCAAACGGCATGAAGTTAAACATGAACTCCATGGGGGCAATGGGTCAGCGATAG
- a CDS encoding endonuclease/exonuclease/phosphatase family protein codes for MTYNVHSCVGMDGKLSPARIAKVIERFSPDIIALQEIDVGRARSEHLDQARAIANELEMVFHFSPAMHVKEERYGDAILSRYAMSLQKAGVLPRQVKRADVEPRGALWVEVDVGNGVKLQVINTHMGLERKERELQAESLLGKGWVKNPKCIGPIVVCGDFNATPRSKVCRMFKEVLVDAHSGEEDSSSLERYPLSVGNGSNTWHVQWPVCRIDHIFVSEGIKVIDSFVPHNELTRIASDHLPVIVDIELV; via the coding sequence ATGACTTATAACGTTCATTCGTGCGTAGGCATGGATGGGAAGCTTTCGCCTGCTAGGATTGCTAAGGTTATCGAGAGATTTTCACCGGATATTATAGCGTTACAGGAAATCGATGTCGGGAGAGCTCGTTCTGAACACCTAGATCAGGCTCGGGCAATAGCTAATGAGCTCGAGATGGTATTTCACTTTTCTCCTGCTATGCATGTTAAGGAGGAGCGCTATGGCGATGCGATTTTAAGCAGGTACGCAATGAGTCTTCAGAAGGCAGGCGTATTGCCGCGACAGGTGAAGAGAGCGGATGTAGAACCCAGGGGTGCTTTGTGGGTTGAAGTTGATGTTGGAAATGGAGTTAAGTTGCAGGTAATCAATACCCATATGGGGTTGGAGCGCAAAGAACGGGAGTTGCAGGCGGAAAGTTTACTGGGGAAAGGATGGGTAAAAAACCCAAAATGTATAGGGCCAATCGTAGTATGTGGAGATTTTAATGCCACGCCGCGGTCGAAGGTGTGTAGAATGTTTAAGGAAGTGCTTGTGGATGCGCACAGTGGAGAAGAGGACTCGAGTTCGTTAGAGCGCTATCCGCTGTCGGTTGGCAATGGTTCCAATACCTGGCATGTTCAGTGGCCGGTTTGCCGCATCGATCATATCTTTGTGAGTGAGGGCATTAAGGTAATTGATAGTTTCGTGCCGCACAATGAGCTAACGAGAATTGCCTCAGATCATTTGCCGGTAATAGTAGACATTGAGTTGGTATGA
- a CDS encoding PAS domain-containing sensor histidine kinase — protein MFPFEEYIGKIIGLSPDCIILVSLDGVILYANPAAYKLLEYDANELQGRHFTDVAPLELFQGTSLAHLIEKGSVNGLFTNYLSNAGKKIPVSLTGAPIIDETGSLVALILYARNIREIQDILTALDVSRSLNDSVVNSVPTSLVALDDKMQVLFHNPSFFNLVKGVNLKGRSFQSIFSSLQLLYALTNSIAESKEIRSIELTHPTICGEATNLILSVSIVPFRIDKEKRHDPLSSMARLEMNIQTLVVIDDITEQKRASELEDQRKTLQKTLSSLEKIFGVVGHELRTPLAGIRAASEYLIMIQDQFSSEALPFVRSIHKEILNMGQVVNDLLEVARLNSGTAKWTWGEVRLAEICEKAICAIGALVDEDKVKLILDIKDPALTMSGDENALYRLLINLLNNAHKHTSSGSITISLNSACEERASWIILRIADTGCGISPVIADKLGEEFALNSGVVGDNYIRGSGLGLSICKGIASTHGGKIFAKSAVGAGTEITIYLRQDLAEPLSNKEKTDKLEMSL, from the coding sequence ATGTTTCCGTTTGAGGAATATATAGGGAAAATAATAGGTCTGTCGCCTGACTGCATCATACTCGTCTCGCTAGACGGCGTCATATTATATGCAAATCCAGCTGCATACAAACTACTAGAATACGATGCAAACGAGCTACAAGGAAGACATTTTACAGATGTCGCTCCATTAGAGCTCTTCCAAGGAACAAGCCTTGCGCACCTAATAGAAAAGGGCTCGGTGAACGGCCTATTTACTAACTATCTTTCAAATGCTGGCAAAAAAATACCGGTTTCCCTAACCGGCGCGCCCATTATTGATGAGACAGGCAGCCTTGTAGCTCTTATTCTATACGCTAGAAATATTCGCGAAATACAAGACATTCTGACGGCATTAGATGTATCTCGCTCTCTTAATGACAGCGTTGTAAACTCAGTTCCAACATCGCTAGTTGCACTCGATGACAAGATGCAGGTTCTCTTTCACAACCCGAGTTTCTTTAATCTCGTAAAAGGCGTAAATCTTAAAGGCAGGAGTTTTCAAAGCATATTTTCATCGCTTCAACTCCTCTACGCACTTACAAATAGTATTGCCGAATCCAAGGAAATTCGCAGCATTGAGCTTACACACCCGACGATTTGCGGAGAAGCCACCAACCTAATCTTAAGCGTATCTATCGTGCCCTTTCGCATCGACAAGGAAAAACGACATGACCCATTGTCATCTATGGCACGGCTGGAAATGAACATTCAGACACTGGTAGTAATCGACGACATTACTGAACAAAAACGAGCCTCTGAGCTTGAAGATCAGAGAAAGACGCTACAAAAAACGCTTTCATCGCTAGAGAAAATATTCGGAGTAGTTGGCCACGAACTGCGCACGCCCTTGGCAGGCATACGTGCAGCGAGCGAATATTTGATAATGATTCAGGATCAATTTAGCTCGGAAGCCCTTCCCTTCGTAAGATCGATACACAAAGAGATTCTAAACATGGGGCAGGTAGTAAACGATCTGCTCGAAGTTGCTCGACTAAACAGCGGAACAGCAAAGTGGACTTGGGGCGAAGTTCGTTTAGCAGAAATTTGCGAGAAAGCCATATGCGCTATTGGCGCGTTAGTCGACGAAGACAAAGTGAAGTTGATACTCGATATTAAGGATCCTGCCCTAACAATGTCTGGCGATGAAAACGCCTTATACAGACTTTTGATTAATCTATTAAACAATGCCCACAAGCACACTTCCTCTGGATCTATTACTATAAGCCTCAACAGCGCCTGCGAGGAGCGCGCCAGCTGGATAATTCTAAGGATCGCCGATACTGGATGTGGAATATCGCCTGTCATCGCAGACAAACTAGGAGAAGAGTTTGCGCTAAACTCCGGCGTAGTTGGAGACAACTACATTAGGGGAAGTGGACTTGGACTCTCAATCTGCAAGGGAATAGCCTCTACGCATGGTGGCAAGATATTTGCAAAATCCGCAGTCGGCGCAGGTACCGAGATAACTATTTACCTGCGACAGGACTTAGCTGAACCGCTGAGTAACAAAGAAAAGACGGACAAGCTGGAGATGTCACTATAA
- a CDS encoding response regulator — MHKIMVVDDMDIFLKPIAATLKREGFSVSCATNGRVALEQMLQDVPDLILLDISMPEMDGFTFLETIRANPTYQQIPVILLTAINETNYVKRAEELNAQEYLVKSYFSLDEMLEKIHKYLSAL; from the coding sequence ATGCATAAAATAATGGTCGTAGACGACATGGACATATTTTTAAAACCAATTGCGGCCACGCTCAAACGCGAGGGCTTTAGCGTATCCTGTGCAACAAATGGAAGGGTTGCGCTGGAACAAATGCTGCAAGATGTGCCTGATTTAATACTCCTAGACATTTCCATGCCAGAAATGGATGGATTTACTTTCCTGGAAACAATTCGCGCTAACCCCACATACCAGCAAATTCCAGTAATCCTGCTAACTGCGATAAATGAAACTAACTACGTAAAAAGAGCCGAAGAATTAAACGCCCAAGAATACCTTGTAAAATCTTACTTCTCCCTCGACGAAATGCTAGAAAAAATCCACAAATATCTCTCGGCTCTCTAG
- a CDS encoding type II toxin-antitoxin system RelE/ParE family toxin, translated as MTKLVIAKHARSDLDEIWFYIAQDSIDAADSVISRLLDKFTLLASQPLIGRERPEIAAGIRSFAVNAYVVFYRYADGAVEIARVIHGARDIERVI; from the coding sequence ATGACGAAGCTCGTAATCGCTAAGCACGCACGTAGCGACCTTGACGAAATCTGGTTCTATATTGCACAAGACAGTATCGATGCGGCTGATAGCGTAATCAGTCGACTGCTTGATAAGTTCACACTATTGGCATCTCAACCGCTAATTGGGCGGGAGCGCCCGGAAATTGCTGCGGGCATAAGAAGTTTTGCCGTTAACGCTTATGTCGTCTTTTATCGATATGCTGATGGCGCGGTTGAAATTGCTAGGGTCATCCATGGTGCCCGGGACATAGAAAGAGTTATTTAA
- a CDS encoding type II toxin-antitoxin system ParD family antitoxin, giving the protein MNISLTPELRDFISKKLESGMYHSVSEVIREGLRLLKEQDELKQIRLRDLRHEVAVGLESLDNGEGEEYDEESLKELFAKIKADGRKQLVLRKNQAK; this is encoded by the coding sequence ATGAATATATCTCTAACTCCTGAACTACGGGACTTTATCAGCAAGAAGCTGGAGAGCGGCATGTACCACTCCGTTAGCGAGGTAATCAGAGAGGGGTTGCGCCTTCTAAAGGAGCAGGACGAGTTGAAACAAATTCGTTTGCGCGATCTTCGTCATGAAGTGGCAGTTGGTCTCGAGTCTTTGGACAATGGAGAGGGCGAAGAGTACGACGAGGAGTCGCTGAAGGAGCTTTTTGCAAAAATTAAGGCCGATGGCCGTAAACAATTGGTGCTGAGAAAAAATCAAGCAAAATGA